From one Pseudomonas fluorescens genomic stretch:
- a CDS encoding KdsC family phosphatase, which translates to MTQNLLQRGKAIKLAVFDVDGVLTDGRLYFLEDGSEFKTFNTLDGQGIKMLMNSGVTTAIISGRKTPVVELRAKNLGIPHLYQGREDKLVVLDELLGQLNLSYEQVAYLGDDLPDLPVIRRVGLGMAVASAAAFVREHAHGVTQARGGEGAAREFCELILQAQGNLDAANAHYL; encoded by the coding sequence ATGACCCAGAACCTGCTCCAGCGCGGCAAGGCCATCAAACTGGCGGTGTTCGACGTAGACGGCGTGCTCACCGACGGTCGCCTGTACTTCCTCGAAGATGGCAGCGAATTCAAGACCTTCAACACCCTCGACGGCCAGGGCATCAAGATGCTCATGAACTCGGGCGTGACCACGGCCATCATCAGCGGCCGCAAGACCCCGGTGGTCGAACTCAGGGCAAAGAACCTCGGCATCCCTCACCTGTATCAGGGCCGGGAAGATAAACTGGTGGTATTGGACGAGCTTCTTGGCCAGCTCAACCTAAGCTATGAACAGGTCGCCTATCTGGGCGACGACCTGCCTGACCTGCCGGTGATCCGCCGGGTCGGCCTGGGCATGGCCGTGGCCAGTGCTGCTGCCTTCGTCCGCGAGCACGCCCACGGGGTAACCCAGGCACGTGGCGGCGAAGGTGCAGCCCGTGAATTCTGCGAGCTGATTCTGCAAGCCCAGGGCAATCTTGACGCGGCCAACGCCCACTACCTGTAG
- the lptA gene encoding lipopolysaccharide transport periplasmic protein LptA, translating to MRLVKTLPFLLSLSAALGSASAWALPNDRDQPIRIQADHAQLDDKQGVATYTGDVIITQGSMMIKGNTVTITRTAGGDIDVVTSVGNLAYFEQQQSAAKPDKMQGYGKTIQYNAPQNRIVLIDRAKVINEGNTTEGEKIVYDTVKQIATAGRGGKVTESRPRIDMVIQPKKKAE from the coding sequence ATGAGGCTCGTTAAAACCCTCCCCTTTTTGCTCAGCCTGAGCGCAGCACTGGGAAGCGCGAGCGCCTGGGCCCTGCCGAACGACCGTGACCAGCCGATCCGCATTCAGGCCGACCACGCTCAACTGGATGACAAACAAGGCGTCGCCACCTATACCGGTGACGTGATCATCACCCAGGGCTCGATGATGATCAAAGGCAACACCGTGACCATCACCCGTACCGCCGGTGGCGACATCGACGTGGTGACCTCGGTGGGCAACCTGGCCTACTTCGAACAGCAGCAGAGCGCCGCCAAGCCAGACAAGATGCAAGGCTATGGCAAGACCATCCAGTACAATGCGCCGCAAAACCGCATCGTCCTGATCGACCGCGCCAAGGTCATCAACGAAGGCAACACCACCGAAGGCGAGAAAATCGTCTACGACACGGTGAAACAGATCGCTACCGCCGGTCGCGGTGGCAAAGTCACCGAGTCGCGTCCGCGCATCGACATGGTGATCCAGCCGAAGAAGAAGGCCGAGTAA
- a CDS encoding class II fumarate hydratase, with amino-acid sequence MSNTRIERDSMGELLVPAEALYGAQTQRAVNNFPISQQRMPTQFIRALLLAKAAAAKANIELKQLDPARGEAIVKAVEQLLAGDFMQHFPVDIFQTGSGTSSNMNANEVIATLASRVLGDAVNPNDHVNCGQSSNDIIPTTIHVSAALALHEQLLPALNHLVKVIDAKAEQVHPFIKTGRTHLMDAMPVRMSQVLGGWAAQITAAIAHLQATLPSLQALAQGGTAVGTGINAHPEFAARFNQQLTALTRVEFVPGQNLFALIGSQDTAVAVSGQLKTTAVALMKIANDLRWMNSGPLAGLGEIELEGLQPGSSIMPGKVNPVIPEATAMVAAQVIGNDATIAVAGQSGNFELNVMLPIIAQNLLSSIELMANASRLLADKAIASFKVNEPKLKEALARNPILVTALNPIIGYQKAAEIAKTAYKQGRPIIDVALEHTDLPRSQLEALLDPEKLTAGGI; translated from the coding sequence ATGAGTAATACCCGTATCGAGCGCGACAGCATGGGTGAACTGCTGGTGCCGGCCGAGGCCCTGTATGGCGCCCAGACCCAGCGCGCGGTGAATAACTTCCCGATCAGCCAGCAACGCATGCCGACCCAGTTCATTCGCGCGTTGCTGCTGGCCAAGGCTGCTGCGGCCAAGGCCAATATCGAGCTCAAACAGCTGGACCCAGCCCGGGGCGAGGCGATCGTCAAGGCCGTGGAGCAACTGCTGGCTGGCGATTTCATGCAGCATTTCCCGGTGGATATCTTCCAGACTGGCTCCGGTACCAGTTCCAACATGAACGCCAACGAAGTGATCGCGACCCTGGCCAGCCGCGTGCTGGGCGACGCGGTTAATCCCAACGATCACGTCAACTGCGGGCAAAGCAGCAACGACATCATCCCTACCACCATTCATGTCAGTGCCGCGCTGGCCTTGCACGAGCAGTTGCTGCCGGCGCTGAACCACCTGGTCAAGGTCATCGACGCCAAGGCTGAACAGGTGCACCCGTTCATCAAGACCGGCCGCACCCACTTGATGGACGCCATGCCGGTGCGCATGAGCCAGGTCTTGGGTGGTTGGGCGGCGCAGATCACGGCAGCCATCGCCCACCTGCAGGCGACCCTGCCAAGCCTGCAGGCGCTGGCCCAGGGCGGCACCGCCGTGGGTACCGGCATCAATGCCCACCCTGAGTTCGCTGCACGCTTCAACCAGCAACTGACCGCACTGACCCGCGTCGAGTTTGTCCCGGGGCAGAACCTGTTCGCCCTGATCGGCTCGCAGGACACCGCAGTAGCGGTGTCCGGCCAGCTCAAGACCACCGCCGTGGCGCTGATGAAGATCGCCAACGACCTGCGCTGGATGAACTCCGGGCCGCTGGCCGGCCTTGGCGAAATCGAACTCGAAGGATTGCAGCCGGGCTCCTCGATCATGCCCGGCAAGGTCAACCCGGTGATCCCCGAGGCGACCGCCATGGTGGCCGCGCAGGTGATCGGCAACGACGCGACCATCGCCGTGGCAGGGCAGTCGGGCAACTTCGAACTCAACGTGATGCTGCCGATCATTGCCCAGAATCTGCTCAGCAGCATTGAACTGATGGCCAATGCCAGTCGCCTCTTGGCCGACAAGGCGATTGCCAGCTTCAAGGTCAATGAGCCCAAGCTCAAGGAAGCCCTGGCGCGTAACCCGATCCTGGTCACCGCACTGAACCCGATCATCGGCTACCAGAAGGCTGCCGAAATCGCCAAGACCGCCTACAAGCAGGGCCGCCCGATTATCGACGTGGCCCTGGAACATACCGATCTGCCGCGCAGCCAGCTTGAAGCGCTGCTCGATCCGGAAAAGCTCACCGCTGGCGGGATCTGA
- the hpf gene encoding ribosome hibernation-promoting factor, HPF/YfiA family has translation MQVNISGQHVEVTQPLREYVEQKLKRLEGHFDKITNVTVIMKVEKLQQKIEATLFIPGGEVVANAEHQDMYAAIDALTDKLDRQLKKHKEKQQSLLQGAAAR, from the coding sequence ATGCAAGTCAATATCAGTGGACAGCATGTAGAAGTTACTCAGCCCCTGCGTGAGTACGTCGAGCAGAAATTGAAACGGCTGGAGGGGCACTTCGACAAGATTACCAATGTGACGGTAATCATGAAGGTCGAGAAGCTGCAACAGAAGATTGAAGCGACGCTGTTCATTCCCGGCGGCGAAGTGGTTGCAAATGCCGAACACCAAGACATGTATGCAGCGATCGATGCCTTGACTGACAAGCTCGACCGCCAACTGAAAAAACACAAGGAAAAACAGCAAAGCCTGCTGCAAGGTGCAGCGGCCCGCTGA
- the lptC gene encoding LPS export ABC transporter periplasmic protein LptC, translating into MFSKKIRNIALFSVIAALLVAVGYWNISPESFLDNKPVAGPDQSAIDYYAVNAHSVQFLPDGKMQYEMTADKVEHLKASEVTLLTKPDLQMYRGTTYPWHVQSERGEVNPDGSEVELIDSVRVARTDEKNRTMIITTSRMTVFPQKQYAQTEQAVRIDGAGGVTTGNGMKAYLKDGRMDLLSNVRGQYEAR; encoded by the coding sequence ATGTTCAGTAAGAAAATCCGCAACATTGCGCTGTTCAGTGTGATTGCCGCCCTGCTGGTGGCAGTCGGTTACTGGAACATCAGCCCTGAGAGCTTCCTCGACAACAAGCCGGTTGCCGGGCCTGACCAGAGCGCCATCGACTATTACGCGGTGAACGCCCACAGCGTGCAGTTCCTGCCCGACGGCAAGATGCAGTACGAGATGACCGCCGATAAGGTCGAGCACCTCAAGGCCAGCGAAGTCACCCTGCTGACCAAGCCCGATCTGCAGATGTACCGTGGCACCACCTACCCGTGGCACGTGCAGAGCGAGCGCGGCGAGGTCAACCCCGATGGCAGCGAAGTCGAATTGATCGATTCGGTACGGGTCGCCCGCACCGACGAAAAGAACCGCACCATGATCATTACCACCAGCCGCATGACGGTATTCCCGCAGAAGCAATATGCGCAAACCGAGCAAGCCGTTAGAATCGACGGCGCCGGTGGCGTAACTACGGGCAATGGAATGAAAGCGTATTTGAAAGACGGCAGGATGGACCTGCTGTCCAACGTAAGAGGACAGTATGAGGCTCGTTAA
- a CDS encoding superoxide dismutase, producing MPYTLPALPYAYDALEPHIDTQTMQIHHSKHHQTYINNLNAAVEGSEYAEWPVEKLVASVKQLPEKLQNAVINHGGGHANHSLFWTVMSPKGGGLPQGAVAKAIDEQLGGFDAFKDAFTKAALTRFGSGWAWLSVTPAKTLVVESSGNQDSPLMNGNTPILGLDVWEHAYYLLYQNRRPEYINAFYNVIDWSEVERRYAAALV from the coding sequence ATGCCTTACACCTTGCCTGCATTGCCCTACGCCTACGATGCGCTGGAACCGCACATCGATACCCAGACCATGCAGATTCACCACAGCAAGCACCACCAGACCTACATCAACAACCTCAATGCAGCGGTAGAGGGCAGTGAGTATGCCGAGTGGCCGGTGGAAAAACTGGTCGCCAGCGTCAAGCAGTTGCCGGAAAAACTGCAGAACGCCGTGATCAACCACGGCGGCGGCCACGCCAACCACTCGCTGTTCTGGACGGTAATGTCGCCCAAGGGCGGCGGCTTGCCGCAAGGTGCCGTGGCTAAGGCCATTGATGAGCAATTGGGCGGCTTCGATGCTTTCAAGGATGCCTTCACCAAGGCTGCGTTGACCCGCTTTGGCAGCGGCTGGGCCTGGTTGAGCGTGACCCCGGCCAAGACCCTGGTGGTCGAAAGCAGCGGTAACCAGGACAGCCCGCTGATGAACGGCAACACACCGATCCTTGGTCTGGACGTCTGGGAGCACGCGTACTACCTGCTGTACCAGAACCGTCGTCCGGAATACATCAACGCGTTCTACAACGTGATCGACTGGTCCGAGGTAGAGCGTCGTTACGCAGCCGCGCTTGTGTGA
- a CDS encoding ZIP family metal transporter: MRSDVMSIAGVRLFRLALGTLLLLVGFALLVAQGIAWLDLEPRMLRALEGGALCALGTALGAVPVLVIRNMPVALADTLLGFGAGVMLAATAFSLIIPGLDAAQAIGLGKWGAGGLVSFGLLFGAFCLYLVDLKVSGASPEALVGTPQQPVIAARIWVFVIAIIAHNIPEGMAIGVSAGGGMPDADSLAMGIALQDVPEGLVIALVLAGAGMARFKAFLIGAASGLVEPLAAVLCAWLVTVAQVLLPLGLACAAGAMLLVVTQEIIPESRSNGHHRLASLGLCIGFCLMMVMDTALS; encoded by the coding sequence ATGCGTTCGGATGTGATGTCCATTGCCGGCGTGCGGCTATTTCGCCTGGCGCTAGGTACCCTGTTGTTACTGGTCGGCTTTGCGCTGCTGGTGGCTCAGGGGATCGCCTGGCTTGATCTTGAGCCGCGCATGCTGCGGGCACTCGAGGGCGGCGCGCTGTGCGCCCTGGGCACTGCCTTGGGCGCTGTGCCGGTGTTGGTGATCCGCAACATGCCGGTGGCGCTGGCCGATACTCTGCTGGGCTTCGGTGCAGGGGTGATGCTGGCGGCGACGGCCTTCTCGCTGATCATTCCCGGGTTGGATGCGGCCCAGGCCATTGGTTTGGGTAAATGGGGCGCCGGTGGGCTGGTCAGCTTCGGTTTGCTGTTCGGCGCCTTCTGCCTGTACCTGGTCGATCTCAAGGTTTCTGGTGCGTCGCCCGAAGCCCTGGTCGGCACGCCACAGCAACCGGTGATTGCCGCGCGAATCTGGGTTTTCGTCATTGCCATCATTGCCCATAACATTCCCGAAGGCATGGCCATTGGGGTGTCCGCCGGCGGTGGAATGCCTGATGCCGACAGTCTGGCCATGGGCATCGCTTTGCAGGATGTGCCCGAAGGCTTGGTCATTGCGCTGGTATTGGCGGGGGCGGGGATGGCCCGTTTCAAGGCGTTTCTGATTGGTGCGGCGTCTGGTCTGGTCGAGCCGCTGGCAGCGGTGCTGTGCGCCTGGCTGGTGACCGTGGCGCAGGTGTTGCTGCCATTGGGGCTGGCATGTGCTGCCGGGGCAATGTTGCTGGTGGTGACCCAGGAAATCATTCCGGAATCACGCAGCAATGGCCATCACCGGCTGGCCAGCTTGGGCCTGTGCATCGGTTTCTGCCTGATGATGGTGATGGATACGGCGTTGTCGTGA
- a CDS encoding KpsF/GutQ family sugar-phosphate isomerase: protein MSQSSDLIQSAQRTIRFELEAVEGLLAHIDADFVKACELILASKGRVVVVGMGKSGHIGNKIAATLASTGTPAFFVHPAEASHGDMGMITRDDVILALSNSGSTAEIVTLLPLIKRLGIQLISLTGNPDSPLAKAAEVNLDARVAQEACPLNLAPTSSTTAALVLGDALAIALLEARGFTAEDFAFSHPGGALGRRLLLKVENVMHAGDELPQVQRGTLLKDALLEMSRKGLGMTVVLEADGRLAGIFTDGDLRRSLDRNIDVHKTLIEEVMTAHGKTARAEMLAAEALKIMEDHKISALVVIDKDERPVGALNMHDLLRAGVM, encoded by the coding sequence ATGAGCCAATCCAGCGACCTGATCCAATCCGCGCAGCGCACCATACGTTTCGAACTCGAAGCGGTTGAGGGCCTGTTGGCCCACATCGACGCCGATTTCGTCAAGGCATGCGAGCTGATCCTGGCCAGTAAAGGCCGGGTCGTGGTGGTCGGCATGGGCAAGTCGGGGCACATCGGCAACAAGATCGCCGCCACCCTGGCCAGCACCGGTACGCCGGCGTTTTTTGTTCACCCGGCCGAAGCCAGCCATGGTGACATGGGCATGATCACCCGCGATGACGTGATCCTGGCCCTGTCCAACTCGGGTTCCACCGCAGAGATCGTTACCCTGCTGCCGCTGATCAAGCGCCTGGGCATCCAGTTGATCAGCCTGACCGGCAACCCCGATTCGCCACTGGCCAAGGCCGCCGAGGTCAACCTCGACGCCCGCGTCGCCCAGGAAGCCTGCCCGCTGAACCTGGCACCGACCTCGTCGACCACCGCGGCACTGGTACTGGGCGACGCCCTGGCCATCGCCCTGCTCGAAGCTCGCGGCTTTACCGCTGAAGATTTTGCCTTCTCGCACCCTGGCGGTGCCCTCGGCCGACGCCTGCTGCTGAAGGTCGAGAACGTCATGCACGCCGGCGACGAGCTGCCGCAAGTGCAACGTGGCACCCTGCTCAAGGACGCGCTGCTTGAAATGTCACGCAAAGGTTTGGGCATGACCGTAGTGCTCGAAGCCGACGGACGGTTGGCCGGGATCTTCACCGACGGCGACCTGCGCCGCAGCCTCGATCGCAATATCGACGTGCACAAGACCCTCATTGAAGAAGTCATGACCGCCCACGGCAAGACTGCCCGCGCCGAAATGCTCGCTGCCGAAGCCCTGAAGATCATGGAAGACCACAAGATCAGCGCCCTGGTGGTGATCGACAAGGACGAGCGCCCGGTGGGCGCCCTGAACATGCACGACCTGTTGCGTGCGGGAGTGATGTAA
- a CDS encoding HPr family phosphocarrier protein → MPAREITIINKLGLHARAAAKFVGVAGRFPCQVRVGRNPQSLVDGKSIMAVMMLAAGKGTDIHLHTEGEQDDDALEALVALINNYFDEGE, encoded by the coding sequence ATGCCCGCTCGTGAAATCACCATCATCAACAAGCTGGGGCTGCACGCCCGGGCAGCTGCGAAGTTCGTTGGCGTTGCTGGCAGGTTCCCCTGCCAGGTTCGGGTTGGCCGCAACCCGCAATCATTGGTCGATGGCAAGAGCATCATGGCGGTCATGATGCTGGCGGCCGGCAAGGGCACCGACATTCATCTGCACACTGAGGGCGAACAGGACGATGATGCCCTCGAAGCTCTGGTCGCGCTGATCAACAACTATTTCGACGAGGGCGAGTAA
- the rapZ gene encoding RNase adapter RapZ — MRLIIVSGRSGSGKSTALDVLEDNGYYCIDNLPAGLLPQLAESALINTELMQPKVAVSIDARNLPSHLSRFPELLEDARSRHIQCDVLYLDADEETLLKRFSETRRRHPLTNNERSLAEAIEVESELLGPIADLADLKIDTTNLNLYQLRDSIKLRLLNQPEPGTAFLVESFGFKRGMPVDADLVFDVRCLPNPYWKPELRDHSGLEQPVIDYLAAQPDVEDMFQDISSYLLKWLPRFAASNRAYVTIAIGCTGGHHRSVYLTERLGQLLHQSLKNVQVRHRDL, encoded by the coding sequence ATGCGCTTGATCATCGTTAGCGGCCGGTCCGGCTCCGGCAAGAGCACCGCCCTCGATGTACTTGAGGACAATGGCTACTACTGCATCGACAACCTGCCGGCCGGGTTGCTGCCGCAGCTGGCTGAAAGCGCGCTGATCAACACTGAATTGATGCAGCCCAAGGTGGCCGTGTCGATTGACGCGCGCAACCTGCCTAGCCACCTTTCGCGCTTCCCCGAGCTGCTCGAAGATGCCCGCAGCCGGCATATCCAATGCGATGTGCTGTACCTGGATGCCGACGAAGAGACCCTGCTCAAGCGCTTCTCGGAAACGCGCCGGCGCCACCCGCTGACCAACAACGAACGCTCGCTGGCCGAAGCGATCGAGGTCGAGAGCGAACTGCTCGGGCCGATTGCCGATCTCGCCGACCTGAAAATCGATACCACCAATCTGAACCTGTATCAGCTGCGTGATTCGATCAAGTTGCGCCTGCTCAACCAGCCGGAGCCCGGCACGGCCTTCCTGGTCGAGTCCTTCGGTTTCAAACGCGGTATGCCGGTGGACGCCGACCTGGTGTTTGACGTGCGCTGCCTGCCCAACCCGTACTGGAAGCCGGAACTGCGCGACCATTCGGGCCTCGAGCAACCGGTCATCGACTACCTGGCAGCCCAACCGGATGTCGAGGACATGTTCCAGGACATCTCCAGCTACCTGCTGAAATGGTTGCCACGCTTTGCCGCCAGCAACCGCGCTTACGTCACCATTGCCATAGGCTGCACGGGCGGCCACCACCGCTCGGTGTACCTGACCGAGCGCCTGGGCCAGTTACTGCACCAATCGTTAAAGAACGTCCAGGTTCGCCACCGCGACCTCTAG
- a CDS encoding RNA polymerase factor sigma-54: MKPSLVLRMGQQLTMTPQLQQAIRLLQLSTLDLQQEIQEALESNPMLERQEDGDDFDNSDPMADNAESKPVAEVQETSFQETAPTVDNLEEGEWNERIPNELPVDTAWEDIYQTSASSLPSNDDDEWDFTTRTSAGESLQSHLLWQLNLAPMSDTDRLIAVTLIDCINNQGYLDETLEEICDSFDPELDIELDEVEAVLHRIQQFEPAGIGARNLSECLLLQLRQLPPRTPWMAEAQRLVSDYIDLLGGRDYSQLMRRMKLKEDELRQVIELVQSLNPRPGSQIESSEAEYVVPDVIVRKDNERWLVELNQEAVPRLRVNPQYAGFVRRADTSADNTFMRNQLQEARWFIKSLQSRNETLMKVATQIVEHQRGFLDHGDEAMKPLVLHDIAEAVGMHESTISRVTTQKYMHTPRGIYELKYFFSSHVSTSEGGECSSTAIRAIIKKLVAAENQKKPLSDSKIAGLLEAQGIQVARRTVAKYRESLGIAPSSERKRLM, translated from the coding sequence ATGAAACCATCGCTCGTCCTAAGAATGGGCCAGCAACTGACGATGACCCCGCAGTTGCAACAGGCCATACGTCTGCTCCAGCTTTCTACCCTGGACCTCCAGCAGGAAATCCAGGAAGCGCTGGAATCAAACCCGATGCTCGAGCGCCAGGAAGATGGCGACGACTTCGACAACAGCGACCCGATGGCCGACAACGCCGAGAGCAAACCCGTCGCCGAAGTTCAAGAAACCAGCTTCCAGGAGACCGCCCCAACGGTGGATAACCTAGAAGAGGGTGAGTGGAACGAACGCATTCCCAACGAACTGCCGGTCGACACCGCCTGGGAAGACATCTACCAGACCAGCGCCAGCAGCCTGCCCAGCAACGACGATGACGAGTGGGACTTCACCACCCGCACTTCCGCTGGCGAAAGCCTGCAAAGCCACCTGCTCTGGCAGCTCAACCTGGCACCGATGTCCGACACCGACCGGCTGATCGCCGTGACCCTGATCGACTGCATCAACAACCAGGGCTACCTTGACGAAACCCTGGAAGAAATCTGCGACTCCTTCGACCCCGAGCTCGACATCGAGCTGGACGAAGTCGAGGCCGTGCTGCACCGCATCCAGCAGTTCGAGCCAGCCGGCATTGGCGCGCGCAACCTGAGTGAGTGCCTGCTGCTGCAACTGCGCCAGTTGCCGCCACGCACGCCGTGGATGGCCGAAGCCCAGCGCCTGGTCAGCGACTACATCGACCTGCTCGGTGGCCGCGACTACAGCCAGCTGATGCGTCGCATGAAGCTCAAGGAAGACGAGCTGCGCCAGGTCATCGAACTGGTGCAGAGCCTCAACCCGCGCCCGGGTTCACAAATCGAGTCCAGCGAAGCCGAATACGTGGTTCCCGACGTGATCGTGCGCAAGGACAACGAACGCTGGCTGGTCGAGCTCAACCAGGAGGCGGTACCGCGCCTGCGGGTCAACCCGCAATATGCAGGCTTCGTTCGTCGCGCCGACACCAGTGCCGACAACACCTTCATGCGTAACCAATTGCAGGAGGCTCGCTGGTTCATCAAGAGCCTGCAAAGCCGCAACGAGACCCTGATGAAGGTTGCCACCCAGATCGTCGAGCACCAGCGTGGTTTCCTCGACCATGGTGACGAGGCGATGAAGCCGCTGGTGCTGCACGATATCGCCGAAGCGGTGGGCATGCACGAGTCGACGATTTCCCGGGTGACCACGCAAAAATACATGCACACACCCCGCGGAATTTACGAGCTGAAGTACTTTTTCTCCAGCCACGTCAGCACCTCCGAAGGCGGCGAATGCTCGTCCACAGCGATCCGCGCGATCATCAAGAAACTGGTTGCAGCGGAAAATCAGAAAAAGCCATTGAGTGACAGCAAGATCGCTGGTTTACTGGAGGCACAAGGCATCCAGGTAGCACGTCGCACCGTCGCCAAGTACCGCGAGTCCCTCGGCATTGCACCGTCGAGCGAGCGCAAGCGATTGATGTAA
- the lptB gene encoding LPS export ABC transporter ATP-binding protein: MATLKAQHLAKSYKSRQVVRDVSLSIDSGQIVGLLGPNGAGKTTCFYMIVGLVQADQGRVLIDDLDVSHQPMHGRARAGIGYLPQEASIFRKLSVADNIMAILETRKDLDRDGRRKELESLLQEFHISHIRDNLGMSLSGGERRRVEIARALATAPKFILLDEPFAGVDPISVGDIKQIIHHLKAKGIGVLITDHNVRETLDICETAYIVNDGQLIAEGDAETILANDLVKEVYLGHEFRL; encoded by the coding sequence ATGGCAACCCTCAAAGCCCAGCACCTGGCCAAGAGCTACAAGAGCCGGCAAGTGGTCCGCGACGTCAGCCTGTCGATCGACAGTGGCCAGATCGTCGGCCTGCTCGGCCCTAACGGCGCCGGCAAGACCACCTGCTTCTACATGATCGTCGGCCTGGTCCAGGCCGATCAGGGGCGCGTGCTGATCGACGACCTCGATGTCAGCCACCAGCCCATGCACGGTCGCGCCCGCGCCGGTATCGGCTACCTGCCGCAGGAAGCCTCGATCTTCCGCAAGCTGTCGGTGGCCGACAACATCATGGCGATCCTGGAAACCCGCAAGGACCTGGACCGCGATGGCCGTCGCAAGGAGCTGGAAAGCCTGCTGCAGGAATTCCACATCAGCCACATCCGCGACAACCTCGGCATGAGCCTCTCCGGTGGTGAACGCCGCCGCGTCGAGATTGCCCGTGCCTTGGCCACCGCGCCCAAGTTCATCTTGCTCGACGAACCCTTTGCCGGTGTCGACCCGATCTCGGTCGGCGACATCAAGCAGATCATCCACCACCTGAAGGCCAAGGGCATTGGCGTTCTGATCACCGACCACAACGTCCGTGAGACCCTGGATATCTGCGAAACCGCTTACATCGTCAACGATGGCCAACTGATCGCCGAAGGCGATGCAGAGACCATCCTGGCCAACGACCTGGTCAAAGAGGTTTACCTCGGCCATGAGTTCCGCCTGTAG
- the ptsN gene encoding PTS IIA-like nitrogen regulatory protein PtsN: MIRLETILTPGRSLVNVPGGSKKRALEQIANLIGKEVPELDTQVVYEALIAREKLGSTGFGNGIAIPHCRLKGCESPVSALLHLDAPIDFDAIDGAPVDLLFVLLVPEAATDAHLELLRQIASMLDRQDVREKLRAATSNESLYQVVLDVQNGH; encoded by the coding sequence ATGATCCGACTTGAAACCATCCTGACCCCCGGCCGTTCCCTCGTGAACGTGCCGGGCGGCAGTAAAAAGCGTGCGCTCGAACAGATCGCCAATCTGATCGGCAAAGAAGTGCCCGAGCTGGATACCCAGGTCGTGTACGAAGCCTTGATTGCCCGAGAAAAACTGGGCTCCACCGGCTTCGGCAACGGCATCGCCATTCCGCATTGCCGCCTCAAGGGCTGCGAATCGCCGGTCAGCGCACTGTTGCACCTCGACGCCCCTATCGATTTCGACGCCATCGATGGCGCCCCGGTCGACCTGCTGTTCGTACTGCTGGTCCCGGAAGCGGCTACCGATGCGCACCTGGAGCTGCTGCGCCAGATCGCCAGCATGCTCGACCGCCAGGACGTACGCGAAAAACTGCGTGCGGCCACCAGTAACGAATCCCTGTACCAGGTCGTTCTGGACGTACAAAACGGGCACTGA
- a CDS encoding FagA protein — MMFMKPVLHELPYLENWRWLSRRIRCALDPDEPRLIEHYLTEGRYLVCCTDTSAWTVALTSFRLLLDTACDRALPWHWRCLCLDQAWRPLLELRNLDRREHNQRWQPLALQLANCMLLPSISYDELMQGLDDE; from the coding sequence ATGATGTTCATGAAACCAGTCCTCCACGAATTGCCCTACCTGGAAAACTGGCGCTGGCTGAGCCGGCGCATCCGCTGTGCGCTCGACCCGGACGAGCCGCGCCTGATCGAGCACTACCTCACCGAAGGCCGGTATCTGGTGTGTTGCACCGATACCAGCGCCTGGACCGTCGCCCTGACCTCTTTCCGTCTGCTGCTGGATACCGCCTGCGATCGCGCGCTGCCCTGGCATTGGCGCTGCCTGTGCCTGGACCAGGCCTGGCGACCATTGTTGGAACTGCGCAACCTTGATCGGCGTGAACACAACCAGCGCTGGCAGCCCCTCGCCCTGCAACTGGCGAACTGCATGCTGCTGCCTTCGATTTCCTACGATGAACTGATGCAAGGACTTGATGATGAGTAA